Proteins co-encoded in one Aethina tumida isolate Nest 87 chromosome 7, icAetTumi1.1, whole genome shotgun sequence genomic window:
- the LOC109601223 gene encoding nose resistant to fluoxetine protein 6-like: protein MLKQICFVFLCFVLAIQAEVLEYEEILREGAKLGDVSPVCSNQINAIPQEALVQMYDASSRILTSGLFYSSPSDLGVYDQCLAIKFDTNTNNLVETGIGKHCVGVKLNLIGINVTRAFCVPDGCSISDLQLIFNNDLPIDWLYTNWTEAKCSTINTGKDLDGYDITVICVFAVILMLMIMSTVYDVICKRQSKPKIEVLTAFSIYTNTKKLLHASKGSREQIQIFHGLKFISMMWIIAGHGMVGVLSTPLINLFTAGKFLTERYNWYISSAPLAVDTFFFISGFLLPYTYLKQGKGRSMAVQVKALPMFYIHRYLRLTPGLAAIYLVSISIFRRFGSGPSYLASTEGLAETCKKRAWPFFTYLQNYYNYDNLCLTQTWYVAADMQMYVISPIVLIPTAYYIAKKYKTVMWSLVGVVVFSVILPLVIKFSFQDYDNSYDTHTRLPNYFMGFLFGVYLRENIDKPFLLKKHASIINLILWIASLLLMLAICLIYGDFYVNDSLETPYSYVEKSVFYVLMRPAWSLGLCWIIYSSYHGYGGVVNWLLTRPNMQVGSRLTFCLYLVHGSVITHYILETRSKVYFSDYYQFVTWCGYFIVSLIVAFIWALAFESPFVIIEKFIFGGAAKRQPRKDKELA, encoded by the exons ATGTTGAAACAAATATGCTTCGTTTTTTTGTGCTTTGTGCTTGCGATCCAAGCGGAAGTTCTTGaatatgaagaaatattaaGGGAAGGTGCCAAACTAGGAGATGTGTCACCGGTGTGCAGTAATCAAATAAATGCCATACCTCAAGAGGCATTAGTGCAAA tGTACGATGCCAGTTCACGGATACTTACATCAGGATTATTCTACAGTAGTCCATCTGATTTGGGTGTATACGATCAATGTCTTGCTATAAAATTCGAcactaatactaataatttggTTGAAACTGGCATAGGAAAACACTGTGTTGGTgtcaaactaaatttaataggg ATTAATGTAACAAGAGCATTCTGTGTGCCAGACGGGTGTTCAATTAGTGACTtgcaattgatatttaataacgATTTACCGATAGATTGGTTATACACAAACTGGACTGAAGCGAAGTGTTCCACAATAAACACAGGAAAGGATCTTGATGGTTACGACATTACCGTAat ATGCGTTTTTGcagttattttaatgttaatgataATGAGTACCGTTTATGATGTCATATGTAAACGACAGTCTA AGCCAAAGATTGAGGTACTTACGGCATTTTctatttacacaaatactaaAAAACTTTTGCACGCCTCAAAAGGAAGTAGAGAACAAATTCAAATCTTTCATGGCTTGAAATTCATCAGTATGATGTGGATAATTGCTGGTCATGGTATGGTTGGTGTATTATCGACGcctcttataaatttatttacggctggaaaa TTTCTGACTGAAAGATACAATTGGTATATAAGCAGTGCACCTTTGGCAGTCGATACGTTCTTCTTCATTTCTGGTTTCCTGTTGCCGTACACATATTTGAAACAAGGCAAAGGAAGGAGTATGGCAGTACAGGTGAAGGCACTACCCATGTTTTATATCCATAGATATTTAAG ATTGACTCCTGGATTAGCTGCTATTTATTTGGtatcaatatcaatatttagacGCTTCGGTAGTGGTCCCAGTTATCTTGCTAGCACAGAAGGTCTTGCAGAAACTTGCAAGAAACGAGCATGGCCGTTTTTCACTTATCttcaaaactattataattatgataatttg tgTTTAACTCAAACATGGTATGTGGCTGCTGACATGCAAATGTATGTAATATCTCCAATTGTACTAATACCAACAGCATATTACAtagcaaaaaaatataagacagTTATGTGGTCTCTTGTGGGAGTTGTTGTCTTTTCTGTTATTCTTCCATTGGTAATAAAGTTTTCGTTTCAGGATTATGACAA TTCATACGATACCCATACAAGATTACCAAATTATTTCATGGGCTTTCTATTTGGAGTTTACCTACGAGAGAATATTGACAAGCCTTTCTTGTTGAAGAAACAC gcatctatcataaatttgattttgtggATTGCCTCATTACTATTAATGTTGGCAATCTGTTTAATATACGgagatttttatgtaaatgacTCTTTAGAAACTCCATATTCTTACGTTGAAAAAAGTGTATTTTACGTTTTAATGAGGCCAGCTTGGAGCCTAGGTTTATGCTGGATAATTTATTCGTCTTACCATGGATATGGAG GTGTAGTAAACTGGCTGTTAACAAGACCAAATATGCAAGTTGGAAGCCGTTTGACGTTTTGTCTTTATCTGGTACATGGTTCTGTTATAACTCATTATATTCTGGAGACAAGGTCCAAAGTTTATTTCAGTGATTACTACCAG tttgtaaCATGGTGTGGCTATTTCATCGTGTCTTTAATAGTCGCTTTTATATGGGCTTTGGCGTTCGAATCTCCGTTTGTTATAattgagaaatttatttttggaggTGCCGCTAAGAGACAACCTAGGAAGGATAAAGAATTAGCttaa
- the LOC126266223 gene encoding nose resistant to fluoxetine protein 6-like, producing the protein MIDASSKLIYPGLLYSKNVDLGLYDECVEVDVTYDSGRILGQHCTGAIVSFSLPVGLKSWLNEKFILPKLNNAPLNMHQKEYNQTEGLIVISESVCLPNGCSGNDMQLIWNSLNIPVTVDFTHLSCATNETGTELDNWDIACICIFSIILALIIGSTTYDVYCEQTNRNKYDILLAFSLYTNVRKLFHITKGNKEQIQIFHGLRFISMMWVIAGHGMSIMTPTFFPVLNMEPLFNWMTKDYVMYISAGPLAVDTFFYISGFLLPYIYLKQNKNNDLKSQILNVPKLVLHRYIRLTPAVAALYIFSLGFYKHLGSGPMWFALNNDACLKYAAPLFLYIQNYYNYDDMCLLHTWYLSADMQMFLISPLLLIPTAYYLSKNGKTKRVLLGLVAFSVFTVILPLIVKFSYRDYPNNYDTHSRLCTYFIGFTFGTFMRINADRAFIIKKQKSLINFVLWIITLVVMFFVCYYYNHFSMQVTDYDSQTIFYSFMRPVWALGLSWMVYSSYHGYGGVINWFLTSRLMQIGSRLSYCVYLVHVLAISGYLLQTRQKVYFGDFFQFFSWCGYLIISLLGAIVLTLSFETPIMIIEKFLLGGGIKKIPHKSKSEKA; encoded by the exons a TGATTGATGCATCATCAAAACTGATTTACCCCGGTTTGTTGTACAGCAAAAATGTTGATTTGGGATTGTATGATGAGTGTGTTGAAGTTGATGTGACATATGATAGTGGTAGAATATTGGGTCAACATTGTACCGGAgcaattgtttcattttctcttcCCGTCGGCTTAAAGTCCTGgttgaatgaaaaatttatacttcCAAAG CTGAATAATGCTCCACTAAATATGCATCAAAAGGAATACAATCAGACGGAAGGTTTAATTGTTATATCAGAATCTGTTTGTTTACCTAATGGGTGTTCAGGAAATGATATGCAGTTAATATGGAACTCCCTGAACATCCCCGTAACCGTTGATTTCACTCACTTAAGTTGTGCGACTAATGAAACTGGAACTGAGCTTGATAATTGGGACATAGCATGCAT atgtattttttctataattctgGCACTTATAATAGGCTCTACTACATATGACGTCTATTGTGAACAAACCAATA gGAACAagtatgatattttattagcaTTTTCTTTGTATACGAATGTgagaaaattatttcacaTAACAAAAGGAAACAAAGAACagatacaaatttttcatGGATTAAGATTTATAAGCATGATGTGGGTTATTGCGGGTCATGGAATGAGTATTATGACTCCTACATTTTTCCCAGTTTTAAACATGGAGCCattgtttaat tggATGACCAAAGACTACGTTATGTACATTTCAGCAGGTCCTTTGGCAGTTGATACATTTTTCTACATATCTGGTTTTCTATTGCCgtacatttatttgaaacaaaataaaaacaacgaTTTAAAATCGCAAATACTAAACGTACCAAAATTGGTTCTCCACAGATACATAAG GTTAACGCCAGCTGTGGCAGCTCTGTACATCTTTTCATTAGgattttacaaacatttgGGAAGCGGGCCTATGTGGTTTGCGTTAAATAATGAtgcatgtttaaaatatgcagCTCCTTTGTTTCTATACATTCAGAATTACTACAACTATGATGACATG tGTCTTCTTCATACTTGGTATTTGTCGGCAGACATGCAAATGTTTTTGATATCTCCATTATTGCTCATTCCAACTGCTTATTATTTAAGCAAGAATGGAAAAACGAAAAGGGTTTTGTTGGGTTTAGTTGCTTTCTCAGTTTTTACCGTAATATTGCCATTAATAGTCAAGTTTTCCTACAGGGATTACCCAAA taattatgaCACTCACTCCCGACTATGCACATATTTCATCGGATTTACTTTTGGAACGTTTATGAGGATTAATGCAGATAGagcatttataataaaaaaacag AAATCACTGATCAACTTTGTTCTATGGATCATAACTCTGGTTGTTATGTTCTTTGTGTGTTACTACTACAATCACTTTTCAATGCAAGTCACTGATTACGAttcacaaacaatattttatagtttcatgAGACCAGTCTGGGCATTGGGTCTGAGCTGGATGGTTTACTCTTCGTACCACGGATATGGAG GAGTTATTAACTGGTTTCTAACATCACGTTTAATGCAAATTGGCAGTCGTTTAAGTTATTGCGTGTATTTGGTTCATGTTTTGGCCATTAGTGGATATTTACTTCAAACTAGACAAAAGGTTTATTTTGGAGATTTCTTCCAGTTTTTCTCATGGTGTGGTTATCTGATAATTTCATTGCTTGGAGCTATAGTTTTAACACTTTCTTTTGAAACTCCAATTATGATTATTGAGAAATTTCTGTTGGGCGgtggtataaaaaaaattccacACAAATCAAAAAGTGAAAAAGCATGA
- the LOC109601222 gene encoding TNF receptor-associated factor 3: protein MSFTCYFCNKLIKDNTEVGHATVCSRVLEACPYKCGSYVARAEMTKHKRECTNASQSQMSKAKSMASLAQVDNISLSNRSIGNGSIGSDSGHHSMTNGVSQEKMIKNLQSLNAFCAQFKQNIDRINYQNNAFNQWKSIIDTQINDIKKSLEFHQTSKENTDGILYRMQELLFNLDQLPLSFKSLKDAFKNEQLLNRKINSDVTQNLEQFRLKFQEDVANLMTTISIQNEENKELKSNLEKTKAALEEQQLKLTNVVFDLRSTTQTASETEEKVEILERENNNLKRTIEELTMDIENFQLNNDKSSMTGKLMWKIHRVQGKLQTAKETQCCYHSSALYTHEYGYKINLSLYLNGRGKWKDRYALLCMNVLKGDYDLMLKWPCCIEGSLTLRDLENFDDPRHFSKSIVAKRQSAEDDPDEPKESDPTFMFIPHNVLFKEKHVKGDTIFLELTILRTR, encoded by the exons atgtctTTCACCTGTTATTTCtgtaataagttaataaaagataatacTGAAGTG GGACATGCAACAGTTTGCTCAAGAGTTTTGGAAGCATGTCCATACAAATGTGGCTCATATGTTGCTCGTGCCGAAATGACAAAACACAAAAGAGAATGCACGAACGCATCTCAATCGCAAATGTCAAAGGCAAAAAGTATGGCCAGTTTGGCCCAAGTTGACAACATCAGTTTATCAAACAGATCAATTG GAAATGGCAGTATCGGATCAGATTCTGGACATCACAGTATGACTAACGGTGTGTCTCaggaaaaaatgattaaaaacttACAATCATTGAATGCATTTTGTGCACAATTTAAGCAAAACATAGatagaataaattatcaaaataacgCCTTCAATCAGTGGAAAAGTATAATCGACACCCAAATAAATGACATAAAGAAAAGTTTAGAATTTCACCAGACTTCCAAAGAAAACACCGATGGCATCCTATATCGAATGCAAGAGTTACTGTTCAATTTGGATCAACTGCCTTTAAGTTTCAAGTCTCTAAAAGACGCATTCAAGAACGAGCAATTGTTGAACAGAAAGATCAATTCGGACGTAACCCAAAATTTGGAGCAGTTCCGACTGAAATTCCAAGAGGATGTTGCAAATTTAATGACCACAATCAGTATTCAAAATGAGGAGAACAAGGAACTTAAAAGTAATCTCGAAAAAACTAAGGCGGCTCTAGAAGAGCAACAACTTAAGTTAACCAATGTCGTCTTCGATTTACGTAGCACCACTCAAACTGCCTCAGAAACTGAGGAGAAGGTGGAGATACTTGAGAgggaaaacaacaatttgaaaCGTACTATAGAGGAATTGACGATGGACATTGAAAactttcaattaaacaatgaCAAAAGTTCCATGACTG GCAAACTTATGTGGAAGATACACAGAGTACAAGGGAAATTACAGACTGCAAAAGAAACACAATGTTGTTATCACAGTTCAGCCCTATACACTCACGAGTacggttataaaattaat CTTTCACTATACTTAAATGGCAGAGGAAAATGGAAAGACAGATACGCACTGTTATGCATGAATGTTTTGAAAGGGGATTATGATCTGATGTTAAAATGGCCGTGTTGCATTGAGGGATCTTTAACATTGAGAGACTTGGAAAACTTCGACGAT cCCCGACACTTCTCGAAATCGATTGTGGCTAAAAGACAGAGTGCAGAGGATGATCCTGATGAACCAAAAGAATCTGACCCTACATTCATGTTTATTCCGCACAATGTTTTATTCAAGGAAAAACATGTCAAAGGAGACACGATTTTTCTCGAACTTACCATATTACGtacaagataa